A single window of Toxoplasma gondii ME49 chromosome Ib, whole genome shotgun sequence DNA harbors:
- a CDS encoding hypothetical protein (encoded by transcript TGME49_208080), translating to MVTRESELLAYVVCRSFSSLDARCWSLSSPGAVLRLGEDRGGGVSTEEKEEGNAEREKKEKEEQKVSGEKDKKEKDKKEKKKDKKEKDKKEKDKKEKDKKERTKTKCRCACCGGCRSNGSTAAV from the exons ATGGTCACACGAGAGTC AGAATTGCTGGCCTATGTGGTATGTCgatctttctcttctctcgacgcgCGCTGCTGGAGCCTCTCCTCCCCTGGGGCTGTCTTGCGCCTCGGCGAGGACCGAGGCGGCGGCGTGAGcacggaggagaaggaggagggaaacgcagagagagaaaagaaagagaaggaagagcagaaagtgAGTGgggagaaggacaagaaggagaaggacaagaaggagaagaagaaggacaagaaggagaaggacaagaaggagaaggacaagaaggagaaggacaagaaggagaggacgaagacgaagtgTCGATGCGCCTGTTGCGGTGGGTGTCGGAGCAATGGCAGCACTGCAGCTGTTTGA
- a CDS encoding 5-formyltetrahydrofolate cyclo-ligase (encoded by transcript TGME49_208090) encodes MFSWAALRTSTAFTLHSPQGVCFLLYERARFLPLAVAFSPPTDVSRSGCPLSFPFVATMAFSAKAVLGASLSVREAKRALRQVLLNRRNSLHRARLVRAQSRTRLAQVCESEKENGRNCMQAPDAVSDLHASETMGKRSAGASAASPCVNAEGGDRGRDTSQRGRSGEEEGVLVSRGLSEFVEKHVGAGPVSPFLSAVSPSFGVPAASSFSPLPEFPNCMRAGGMGAVSPDRDTDMQFAKEEQGEEGEERRRKMRGRFQDLLGAVYPQIVHLDGQLRAGKRPLVVSGYSPIGSELDSTFLLSLAESLGHACALPCIEEKRAPLTFRQWFCGMPLVPGKFNIPAPQPDCRHPVVEPDVVLVPLLGFDRLGRRLGYGGGYYDRTLCELRRRRGTHGSPRRMNERDSFGPVGPLSERLLAAQPPRYATVPLLVCGVAFDCQEVDEIPTEGFDQPLDCVLLENDLKLFSPELADKFQ; translated from the exons ATGTTCTCGTGGGCAGCGCTACGCACCTCAACAGCCTTCACGTTACACTCTCCCCAAGGCGTTTGTTTCCTCCTTTATGAAAGAGCTCGTTTTCTCCCATTGgcagtcgccttctctcctccaactGACGTTTCCCGCTCTGGttgccctctctcctttccgttTGTGGCCACAATGGCCTTCTCTGCGAAGGCGGTGTTGGGGGCCTCTCTGTCGGTCcgggaggcgaagcgcgCGCTGAGGCAAGTTCTCCTGAACCGTCGCAACAGTCTCCACCGGGCGCGGCTTGTACGCGCGCAGAGCCGCACGCGTTTGGCGCAAGTgtgcgagagcgagaaggaaaatggcagaaactgcatgcaggcgccaGACGCGGTCTCGgacctgcatgcgtcggagACGATGGGGAAGAGGAGTGCCGGCGCCTCTGCGGCCTCGCCGTGTGTGAACGCTGAAGGCGGGGACCGCGGACGAGACACAAGCCAAAGAGGAAGGAgtggggaggaagaaggcgttctcgtctctcgcgggCTCAGTGAATTTGTGGAAAAGCATGTGGGTGCTGGCCCCGTGTCGCCTTTCCTCAGTGCAG tctctccgtcgtttgGAGTGCCCGCTGCTTCGAGTTTTTCTCCACTGCCTGAATTCcccaactgcatgcgcgctggCGGGATGGGTGCCGTAAGCCCTGACCGCGACACGGACATGCAGTTTGCCaaggaagaacagggagaagaaggtgaagagagaagaaggaagatgaGAGGTCGCTTTCAGGACTTGCTTGGAGCAGTTTATCCTCAAATTGTTCACCTTGATGGACAGCTTCGCGCAG GCAAGCGTCCGCTGGTCGTGAGCGGCTACTCGCCGATCGGAAGCGAGTTGGACAGCACATTTCTTCTGAGTCTCGCAGAGTCCCTGgggcatgcatgcgctctcCCTTGCatcgaagagaaacgagcgCCTCTCACCTTCCGGCAGTGGTTCTGTGGGATGCCGCTCGTCCCCGGAAAG TTCAACATCCCGGCTCCGCAGCCGGATTGTCGGCATCCTGTCGTTGAGCCGGATGTGGTGCTGGTCCCGCTTCTCGGCTTTGATCGCCTGGGCCGACGTCTCGGCTACGGCGGGGGGTATTACGATCGCACGCTTTGCGagctgcgaagaagaagaggcactcACGGTTCGCCTCGGAGAatgaacgagagagacagtttC GGCCCAGTCGGACCACTCTCGGAGCGGCTTCTCGCGGCGCAGCCTCCGCGATACGCCACAGTGCCTCTCTTGGTTTGTGGGGTCGCGTTTGACTGTCAAGAAGTCGATGAAATTCCGACGGAAGGATTCGACCAGCCGCTGGACTGCGTCCTCCTCGAAAATGACCTGAAACTGTTTTCCCCCGAACTTGCAGACAAATTCCAGTAG
- a CDS encoding inositol polyphosphate kinase (encoded by transcript TGME49_208070), producing the protein MRVIEAYRHQVGGHSRLMKPKDSSKVYKPLIENEYCFYEKLAALGASNAESGPLHILKKFVPHYYGVTELCLRAEFQRVEEPACAAPAAVPDSSELIASSSSSSSSASSSASSSLLSSPSSSSSSSLPSSAARCPGEATVGDVREPLEGRGGAGEASPGETEERRRREEDGTRHASPVEKAREKDGFCAGPSAALWGGSDPNVGGSFGSKEEHKGRRSSVEASLSTSSDLFTLSRKFPESSAEDGRATVHAGTEERCIGTPRTFESVQHWSLTAPGPSRPSESPVRLNEGHELLLVSQPVPSSSSSASSSSSSSSSSSSSLSSSSSSSSSSSTGGGGRGPAVSEKLRHIVLEDLVYGFKKPCVLDIKMGKRQRKVGASPEKEKRQLEKSLKTTSHELGFRLCGCQFYNKKSDTLCYRDKYWGRKLTKERVPNAIRQWFWNGCTLYVELIPVLLEKLDMFYTCVSQLKHYRFWSSSLLWVYDGGLNDPEERKNSLDIRMIDFANTIYLRDNPAPDEEYLFGLRNLMDGLHALLASATAAPLPAPGVYTPGLLSGSAQPLPGGGSKPAVCQLPPAVAAGPSAQAVGLSDSAGAPREGREGDAELRCLDSAEGPRAAKALRGTSGAGRTPRRMSEELESSSGHQREEGLFRPRNISDSRTCSSRRVEILDSRISEPREEEKTEKASKRRLLQTGEAQFFSAPKLPRNGDSAVSEHPDEEGRTVSKETRNPEGLRLTQPGRATVQTSEKAYRSRAQFLAAEAAGTPEGLSGVCTAREQEPAEGGRVLRSGDAHDYSPRSAPAHVDMDRRRRQEGEKWLDSSDSASNFESAVSRKRLLSKRGHPCFSDVHPSPPQEQLRSHASRAAHAESSSGPDSASELPVCTVVEKVRGPRSTAPTVEPEAETSVLPAPPCVSPPLPLPSPPPSPPHLPRTTVRCMHLSLRGAAACPSSVSGHPTPREEKRLAPPRGRKMAFREDSAGDAALISSRDRRRLGLGGTRKLRRSASIEETRGPASRARQPRPGDKVEGDEGIGRDRSKAAKTRRRICRRAAVESLREETHRPASRREKGDSLGLFAGKLEAPTDFMSSATSTQGVNRTTMEVETLPGEAETGRTHEETLQEDTETGVDSAEREGQNPDRSVGEMHADPWGGKASELPVPAAPAEDDEGPKSPGVSPLHARLAGPPAKMSLSLRRGSSASETSGRDAVSGHLVGSDHLAAVRLSSSDAFGVGDADSFVCLPEASSSMSVAASCPSPSKAECATSSSSPSSSSSSSAASCSASVSSTFAPGHPSFAAVSVSSSVAPPLAFSPGAVHAPVERRDAAAPVSALVGEGEAPASSVSHLSPVSPSFSGRVSPFALCGRRLFSLLERHAEDGRPLSPRGDTGASKGGREASSTDAEGERQPEARDELVHGDAGREETHILLKKEERMREKITEERDRSPEARERWGTPGRQGEGATAASAEDSRRDKDAWKSRNSGDYVGEAKEKKTRDGDRKEDQNASDDAGEKRHVKGTPNTAGENRREGDEREERRTVGDGARRQQMETRAGLPSREEGLVARVTEREETGIDDQALERNSKERKQACEGKSGEGLTKVARGANGATLFGDKETLQEGREKETRTASTQTEAFGSAVHDNGDAGSLRLGEKVENGSESVDIKGDEGEAREVESERSPQFQLRAETEAKGVDSQVSYHERAQASSAGDTLQNAAACTPVKDQGEQRDRPSASRLVTPETEIRRQVERGESAGREDKGREENEDKKDREDLRRGRRGKEVVFGDGKETKEHEAVRRRDDRRLHEEKKELESQRRESPRLSPSVPVRGGPSHESNSPRQVAFPLVPATLSPALSPSLSPSLPPFFLSAPLATCPASSPLTAAPVGVALSRRLPSSELHPELPVGLHALGEGDASSRETRNDECPFVPTAFFRRSLSAPNLRRLNDGHPASVSFCDWMGFPAVLYAVKAHHRHWLQSFLGYLTDSELSESSDFDSDSESDEDGFLDAREAREEDLAGAAEVAVETTAGEAGAFSSPGSEGDRRRDQQRGATDAEFSSSFSSGDEDEALFPRAAASHDDTGYDAGDDVAKAHGKAAPVAQKTRCTYAASGVCTAQKTRHRQGRSLRAFVSSSDSEDERRLPSGSDLSGGFGGFRRLQRPGPSRRPAAADAGQRRGRRQRGEARCRRGDSSELSRQSSLGSSEETPLARVSDEQDEDREAEGQGRAAPAGRSRGPESRGEDPQRAEGDGRHDGLKERQLGQRTPLAEEKDRGEEGSLQESRDSGGKEPRRACRGERREKRGGPGASSDSRGDRGRLGREQARLRRRADASREEPGRRGESEGGTRTEGENKVPGERSHGQNSWEETRCDGRETASRGRNEPSFETRRFAVDPRLVSSPSRWWMYTSTPWLRPSSPSHGVHAPGFFCSRVAPFLSSARRHLTLLPLRRLFSPTAFAGLGTQRPIAFSVSPPSVPQAHAGPHEYPLFLPVPSFAFPEGSARSRHSGEETAVDMSRAGDSAAREQLSPALSSSPFPLFEFAENTATGATSGDKKPPNFTFRFLPQGAHGAQDSTDPRPGGPGDAGDCGVRLSRRVRRRRRDGARRQHGRLRGREAARVKAYRQPLVGSLPPVPRRHSVSSFPHEVLLSSAAVPADPFAVAFDPRFPAEPGLSYWLSPLAAATPTSPETHGGASRLFAETVRASETGKASGDKQVEPRERGTPVASQAAAEAPRPASCCANLSRTSWRDGEKEPDEALRSEKSTEIRKTDQGGGVGGSCASRVPRLETSTQPSERDAAVASVGWPALALGVDSLRVGLGFGLGVRQETAVNAAREQVWADPGDSQGLSCGVGLPSSTEADDKREAGVYDV; encoded by the exons ATGAGGGTCATCGAGGCGTACAGACACCAGGTGGGCGGCCACTCGCGGTTGATGAAGCCGAAGGACTCCTCCAAGGTGTACAAGCCACTCATAGAAAACGAGTATTGCTTTTACGAGAAGCTCGCAGCTTTGGGTGCGTCCAACGCAGAGTCCGGCCCTCTCCATATCCTCAAAAAATTCGTCCCCCACTACTACGGCGTCACTGAACTTTGTCTTCGAGCAGAGTTCCAGAGGGTTGAGGAACCTGCCTGCGCCGCCCCCGCTGCTGTACCCGACAGCAGTGAACTcatcgcttcttcctcctcttcgtcttcttccgcgtcttcttccgcgtcttcttctctcttgtcttcgccgtcgtcttcttcctcttcttccttgcccTCTTCTGCGGCTCGTTGCCCAGGCGAGGCGACTGTCGGGGATGTAAGAGAGCCGCTAGAAGGAAGGGGAGGCGCGGGTGAGGCAAGCCCAGGtgaaacggaagagagaagaaggcgagaagaggatGGAACGCGTCACGCGTCGCCTgtcgagaaagcgagagaaaaagatggaTTTTGCGCGGGGCCTTCCGCCGCGCTGTGGGGTGGCAGTGACCCCAATGTCGGAGGTAGCTTCGGCAGCAAAGAGGAGCATAAAGGGAGGCGCTCTTCTGTagaggcgtctctgtcgacctCTTCGGACCTCTTCACACTCTCCCGCAAGTTTCCAGAGAGTTCTGCCGAGGACGGCCGAGCTACGGTGCATGCAGGTACGGAAGAGCGGTGCATCGGGACCCCTCGAACCTTCGAGAGCGTCCAACACTGGTCCCTGACTGCCCCAGGTCCGTCGCGACCGTCTGAGTCCCCCGTTCGCCTCAATGAAGGTCATGAATTGCTTCTCGTGTCTCAACCGGtaccctcttcttcgtcgtcggcatcttcttcctcttcctcatcgtcatcttcttcttcctcactttcctcttcatcgtcATCGTCATCGTCGTCGTCGACGGGAGGTGGGGGCCGCGGGCCGGCAGTGAGTGAGAAGCTGCGGCACATTGTGCTGGAGGACTTGGTCTACGGCTTCAAGAAGCCTTGCGTGCTGGACATCAAGATGGGGAAGCGCCAGCGGAAGGTCGGCGCGTCGcccgagaaggagaagagacagctcgAGAAGAGCCTCAAGACCACCAGCCACGAACTGGGCTTCCGGCTCTGCGGCTGTCAG TTCTACAACAAGAAGTCTGACACGCTGTGCTACCGCGATAAGTACTGGGGCAGAAAACTGACAAAAG agagagtGCCGAATGCGATCCGGCAGTGGTTCTGGAATGGGTGCACGCTGTACGTGGAGCTGATCCCCGTTCTGCTGGAAAAACTCGACATGTTCTACACCT gCGTCTCCCAGCTGAAGCACTATCGGTTCTGgtcgtcgtcgctgctctGGGTCTACGACGGCGGCCTTAACGAcccggaagagagaaagaattCCCTCGACATTCGCATGATCGATTTCGCAAACACCATCTACCTCAGAG ATAACCCAGCACCGGACGAAGAGTACTTGTTTGGGCTTCGAAATCTCATGGACggcttgcatgcgctcctGGCGTCCGCAACAGCGGCTCCTCTCCCAGCCCCGGGTGTGTATACACCTGGGCTGCTGTCCGGGTCAGCGCAGCCGCTTCCGGGCGGGGGCTCGAAGCCTGCGGTTTGTCAGTTGCCTCCAGCCGTCGCAGCGGGCCCTTCCGCGCAGGCTGTCGGACTTAGCGACAGCGCAGGAGCACCGCGGGAggggcgagaaggagacgccgagcTGCGGTGTCTAGACTCCGCGGAAGGCCCGCGCGCGGCGAAGGCTCTCCGGGGCACCTCGGGGGCGGGTCGCACGCCGCGGCGGATGTCTGAGGAGTTGGAGAGTTCGTCGGGGCACCAGCGCGAAGAGGGTTTGTTTCGTCCTCGAAACATTAGCGATTCCCGCACAtgcagcagcaggcgcgTGGAGATTTTAGATTCGCGGATCTCGGAgcctcgagaagaagaaaagacagagaaagccaGCAAACGAAGGCTTCTCCAGACGGGAGAGGCGCAGTTCTTCTCCGCACCGAAACTGCCTCGTAACGGGGACTCTGCGGTGTCTGAACATCcggacgaagaaggacgaacggtctcgaaagagacgaggaaccCAGAGGGTTTACGTTTAACGCAACCGGGCCGCGCGACGGTCCAGACGTCTGAGAAGGCCTACAGGAGTCGCGCCCAGTTTTTGGCGGCCGAGGCCGCCGGTACACCTGAAGGCCTgtcaggtgtatgtacagcccGCGAACAGGAGCCGGCCGAAGGGGGTCGCGTCCTCAGAAGCGGAGATGCACATGACTACTCTCCTCGCTCCGCGCCTGCCCACGTCGACATGGACCGCAGGCGGCGGCAAGAGGGCGAGAAATGGCTTGACTCCAGCGACAGCGCGTCTAACTTCGAATCTGCAGTTTCAAGGAAACGGCTTCTGTCGAAGCGCGGACATCCTTGTTTCTCAGATGTCCACCCCTCCCCTCCTCAAGAACAGTTGCGCTCGCATGCATCGcgtgcagcgcatgcagagtctTCCTCGGGGCCCGACAGCGCGTCGGAGCTCCCCGTCTGTACCGTGGTGGAGAAGGTTCGAGGCCCCCGCTCCACCGCTCCGACCGTTGAaccggaggcagagacgagcgTTCTCCCCGCGCCGCCTTGTGTTTCGCCACCGCTGCCTTTGCCCTCGCCCCCGCCCTCGCCTCCTCATCTCCCCAGGACGACTGtgcgatgcatgcacctttCGCTCAGAGGCGCGGCGGCATGCCCCTCCAGCGTCTCTGGACACCCGACCccacgagaagagaagcggctGGCGCCCCCCCGTGGGCGAAAAATGGCCTTCCGAGAGGACTCGGCGGGAGACGCCGCACTTATCTCTTCCAGGGACAGGCGCCGGCTGGGCCTTGGAGGGACGCGGAAGCTTCGACGCTCCGCCTCGatcgaggagacacgaggccCGGCCTCTCGTGCAAGGCAGCCGCGGCCGGGAGACAAGGttgaaggagacgaaggtaTCGGGCGCGACCGGTCGAAGGCCGCGAAAACGCGACGCCGAATCTGCCGGCGCGCGGCAGTGGAGAGCctgcgcgaggagacacacaggcccgcaagcaggagagagaaaggcgactcTCTTGGCCTCTTTGCGGGGAAGCTGGAAGCACCGACAGACTTCATGTCCAGCGCGACGTCCACGCAAGGTGTCAACAGGACCACGATGGAGGTCGAGACGCTCCCAGGCGAGGCGGAGACCGGACGGACgcacgaggagacactgcaaGAAGACACCGAAACCGGCGTGGACAGCGCCGAGAGGGAGGGGCAAAATCCTGATCGTTCAGTCGGGGAAATGCACGCCGATCCGTGGGGGGGAAAGGCGTCAGAACTTCCGGTGCCCGCGGCTCCAGCGGAAGATGACGAGGGACCGAAGTCGCCAGGGGTCagtccactgcatgcgcgccttGCAGGGCCTCCAGCCAAGATGTCACTTTCGCTAAGACGCGGCTCCTCCGCCTCAGAGACGTCGGGGAGGGATGCGGTGTCTGGACACCTGGTCGGATCTGATCACTTGGCCGCggttcgcctttcctcgagTGATGCGTTTGGCGTCGGCGACGCTGACAGTTTCGTGTGTCTTCCAGAAGCATCTTCTTCGATGTCTGTCGCCGCCTCCTGTCCGTCTCCTTCCAAGGCTGAATGTGctacttcttcttcctctccttcctcttcgtcgtcttcctcggctgcttcttgctctgcctctgtttcctctacTTTTGCTCCCGGTCATCCCTCATTTGCAgcagtttctgtctcttcttctgtcgcgccCCCGCTGGCTTTTTCACCTGGcgccgtgcatgcgcctgtggaacgcagagacgcggcgGCGCCTGTGTCTGCCCTTGTGGGGGAGGGCGAGGCTCCTGCTTCGTCCGTCTCGCACctgtctccggtgtctccaTCGTTCTCCGGGAGGGTGTCGCCGTTCGCCCTGTGCGGACGCaggctcttctcccttttggAGCGACATGCCGAGGACGGGAGGCCTCTGTCccctcgaggagacaccggtGCGTCGAAGGGTGGGCGGGAGGCTTCTTcaacagacgcagaaggagagagacagccagaagcgagagacgagctTGTACATGGAGACGcggggcgagaagagacacacatacttctcaagaaggaagaaagaatgcgagagaagatcacagaagaacgagaccGGTCGCCGGAGGCCCGCGAGCGGTGGGGGACGCCAGGCAGGCAGGGAGAAGGGGCGACTGCGGCTTCGGCGGAGGACAGCCGGAGGGACAAGGATGCGTGGAAATCCAGGAATTCAGGCGACTATGTGGGAGaggcaaaggagaaaaaaactcgTGACGGAGACCGAAAAGAAGATCAGAATGCGAGCGACGATGCgggtgagaagagacacgTAAAAGGGACACCGAACACTGCAggggagaacagaagagagggagacgaaagagaagagagacgcacagtCGGAGACGGGGCTCGGAGACAACAAATGGAGACACGAGCAGGGCTACCgagcagggaagaaggactGGTGGCGCGCgtgacggagagagaggaaacagggaTTGATGACCAAGCGCTGGAGCGGAACTccaaggagaggaaacaagcgTGCGAGGGAAAAAGTGGAGAGGGACTTACAAAGGTTGCCAGAGGGGCGAATGGAGCGACGCTTTTCGGGGACAAAGAGACACttcaggaaggaagagaaaaggagacaagaactGCATCCACTCAGACTGAGGCTTTCGGAAGTGCGGTGCACGATAACGGTGACGCGGGAAGCCTCCGTCTCGgagagaaggtcgagaaCGGGAGCGAGTCTGTCGACATTAAGGGTGACGAGGGCGAAGCCAGAGAGGTTGAATCAGAGAGAAGTCCACAGTTCCAATTGAGGGCAGAAACCGAGGCGAAAGGAGTCGACAGCCAAGTCTCCTATCACGAAAGGGCCCAGGCGAGCAGCGCCGGGGACACTCTGCAGaacgcagctgcatgcactcccgTAAAAGACCAAGGagagcaaagagacagacCCTCCGCCTCACGCCTGGTTACTCCCGAGACCGAAATACGGAGACAAGtagaacgaggagaaagcgcgggaagagaagacaaaggaagagaagaaaacgaagataaaaaagacagagaagacttgcgaagaggaagaagagggaaggaagtCGTCTTCGGAGAcgggaaagagacgaaggaacacGAGGCCGTAAGGCGACGAGACGACAGGCGCCTTcatgaagagaagaaggaactggAGAGTCAGCGTCGCGAATCTCCGCGTTTATCCCCCTCAGTGCCCGTTCGTGGAGGGCCGTCTCACGAGTCGAACTCACCGCGTCAggtcgcgtttcctcttgtGCCTGCTACACTTTCTCCcgcgctctcgccttctctctctccgtcgcttccgcctttcttcctctcggccCCGCTCGCCACTTGTCCCGCCTCTTCGCCCCTCACCGCGGCGCCCGTgggcgtcgctctctcccggcgtctcccttcctcaGAACTGCATCCGGAGCTCCCAGtggggctgcatgcgcttggcgagggcgacgcttcgtctcgcgaaacgaggaacGACGAATGTCCCTTCGTCCCCACTGCCTTCTTTAG GCGGTCGCTGTCAGCTCCAAATCTGCGGCGACTGAACGACGGGCACCCGGCTTCGGTGTCCTTCTGCGACTGGATGGGTTTCCCCGCAGTTCTCTACGCGGTGAAGGCGCACCACCGACACTGGCTGCAGTCTTTTCTCGGCTATCTCACTGACTCAGAATTGTCGGAGTCTTCGGACTTCGACAGCGACTctgagagcgacgaagacggatTCCTCGACGCCagggaggcgcgggaggaaGATCTCGCGGGCGCCGCCGAGGTGGCTGTGGAGACGACGGCCGGGGAGGCaggcgccttctcctcgccggGGTCTGAGGGGGACCGGCGAAGAGAccagcagagaggcgcgacaGATGCCgagttctcgtcttccttctcctcgggagacgaagacgaggccCTCTTCCCGCGAGCCGCTGCCTCCCATGACGACACCGGCTACGACGCTGGCGACGACGTTGCGAAGGCCCACGGCAAGGCTGCGCCCGTCGCGCAGAAGACCAGGTGCACGTACGCCGcgtcgggtgtatgtacagcgcAAAAGACGCGCCATCGCCAGGGGCGCAGTCTGCGCGCTTTTGTGTCGAGTagcgacagcgaggacgagCGACGCCTGCCTTCCGGTAGCGACCTGAGTGGGGGGTTTGGAGGCTTCAGACGACTTCAGAGGCCCGGGCCGTCGAGGAGACCCGCGGCGGCCGACGCAGGCCAGAGACGCGGCCGCCGACAGAGGGGCGAGGCGCGGTGCAGGCGCGGGGACAGTTCTGAACTCTCGCGACAGAGTTCTCTCGGCAGCAGTGAAGAGACGCCGCTCGCACGCGTATCGGACGAACAGGATGAGgatcgagaagcagagggacaGGGACGCGCCGCACCCGCGGGGCGATCGAGAGGGCCGGAGTCGCGGGGGGAGGACCCGCAGCGCGCCGAGGGCGATGGGCGACACGACGGTTTgaaagagaggcagctgggccAGCGAACGCCTCTCgctgaggagaaagacagaggggaagaagggagtTTGCAGGAGTCGAGGGATTCGGGGGGCAAAGAACCGCGTCGCGCTTGTCGaggggaaaggcgagagaaacgagggggCCCTGGTGCTTCATCGGACTCGCGCGGGGATCGCGGTCGCCTTGGGCGCGAACAGGCCAGGTTGCGGAGACGGGCGGACGCAAGCCGAGAGGAGCCGGGGAGGAGGGGAGAGTCTGAAGGAGGAACGCGAaccgaaggagagaacaaggtgCCAGGAGAGCGGAGCCACGGACAGAACTCCtgggaggagacgcgctgtGACGGCCGAGAAACAGCGTCGCGCGGGAGGAACGAGCCATCCTTTGAGACCCGTCGCTTCGCCGTAGATCCCCGACTCGTATCCTCGCCCTCGCGCTGGTGGATGTACACCTCAACGCCTTGGCTGCGACCCTCGAGTCCAAGTCACggggtgcatgcgcctggttttttctgttcgagAGTCGCGCcatttctctcctcggctCGCCGCCACTTGACActcttgcctcttcgtcgtttgtTCTCTCCGACTGCGTTCGCGGGTCTTGGAACTCAACGTCCCATCGCGTTCTCGGTCTCTCCGCCGTCCGTGCctcaggcgcatgcagggccGCACGAGTATCCTCTGTTCCTCCCCGTTCCTTCGTTCGCGTTCCCCGAAGGCTCCGCCCGTTCACGGCACtcaggcgaagagacagctgtcGACATGAGTCGAGCAGGTGACTCAGCGGCTCGCGAGCAGCTCTCTCctgccctctcttcttcgccttttccgCTTTTCGAGTTCGCTGAGAACACCGCTACAGGCGCCACCTCGGGCGACAAAAAGCCTCCGAATTTCACCTTCCGGTTCCTGCCCCAGGGAGCTCACGGAGCTCAGGACTCCACGGATCCGCGGCCTGGAGGCCCCGGCGACGCCGGCGACTGCGGGGTCAGGTTGAGCAGACGCGtgaggaggcgacggcggGACGGCGCCCGGAGACAGCACGGGAGACTGCGAGGCCGCGAGGCTGCGCGTGTGAAGGCTTATCGCCAGCCTCTGGTGGGGTCGCTGCCCCCTGTTCCACGGAGAcactctgtctcctctttcccccATGAGGTCCTTTTGTCCTCGGCAGCCGTCCCTGCGGACCCAttcgccgtcgccttcgaccCTCGCTTTCCTGCGGAGCCCGGACTCTCCTATTGGCTTTCGCCTCTTGCAGCTGCAACTCCGACGTCTCCGGAAACGCATGGGGGCGCCTCGCGACTGTTCGCAGAGACCGTTCGCGCgagcgagacaggaaaggcaaGCGGAGACAAGCAAGTCGAGCCGAGGGAGCGTGGAACGCCCGTGGCTTCGCAGGCCGCGGCCGAAGCTCCCAGACCAGCGTCTTGTTGCGCCAACCTTTCAAGGACCAGTtggagagatggagagaaggagccaGACGAGGCACTGAGATCGGAGAAGTCCACAGAGATCAGGAAAACGGACCAAGGCGGAGGGGTTGGGGGAAGCTGCGCGTCGAGAGTTCCTCGTTTGGAAACGAGCACTCAGCCCtctgagagagacgcagctgTCGCCTCTGTGGGGTGGCCGGCTCTGGCCCTGGGAGTCGACTCGCTTAGAGTTGGCTTGGGATTCGGACTCGGCGTGCGACAGGAGACGGCAGTGAATGCAGCGCGCGAGCAGGTCTGGGCGGATCCAGGAGACAGCCAAGGGCTTTCGTGTGGGGTGggccttccttcctcgacaGAGGCGGACGACAAACGGGAGGCAGGCGTCTACGATGTGTAG